The nucleotide sequence TTGATGGCTTCAGTGATAAAGATATTTTGGTACTAGTATGCTCACCAAAAGGAAGAAAAAGTGGTACTGAAGACACATACCAAAATAATTTGAAAGGGATAATAAAAAATAGCCTTTCCCTAATAGAGTTTAGAAATGTGGCTCACCCAAGCATTTTAGAGTATTATAAGTCTGCGGATGTTGTTTTGCTATCCTCTTTAATTGAAGGAATTTCCATCTCTCTTCTAGAGGCAATGGCATGTTCAAGAACTGTTGTGGCAACAGATGTTGGTGGAAACCCTGAAATTATAAAAAATAATAGAAACGGTTATCTTATTAAACCGAAAAACCCAAAAGCTATTATTGAAATAATTAAAAAACTGAAGCGGCATAACAATATTTCAATGGGTAGGAATGCTAGAAAAACAATCGAGAGACATTTTCTAAGTAGTAAGATGTTTAAAACGTACGAAGAGGTTTTTAAAAAAATAAAATATGAAAATAAGTAAAGATGTCCAGGCGGTGGTCTACAGAAAAAGTGATGTGGGTATTTTTTTCTTACTATTAAAAAGATTTGATAGGGATAAAGGTGAGTTTCACTACCGTCTTATTAAAGGTGGTTTAGAGAGGGGTGAGAATTCAAAAGATGCAGTTATTAGAGAAATTAAAGAAGAATCAGGATTAAGGAGTCTATCTTTGAATAATGTCCTCGGACATTATTCATATAAGGCGGGTGATGTGAAACATGATGTGGAGGTTTTTTTAGTAGAGAATACTGTTTTTGAGAAAATAAAAACTGATTCTGAAAATGAAGGTGGTTTTACCATAGAAAGCGCAGAGTGGTTATCGCCAGAGCATACTCTAGAATATCTAAATTTCGATCAGGAAAAAAAATCTATCCGTAAAACTCTAGAAACTATCTAGTATCATTTGTATATCCTCATCACCACTAAAAACAAGTACCCTTGAAAATAAGTCTGGATGAGCATTTTTTTTAAAGTTATTTAGCGGGTCTATAACAAGTGTTTTTTTAACTAAACTAGATGCGACATGCACAAGACTACCTTCTGGTCCAAGGATGATTGAGCAGCCTGCAATTTTTAGCAAGGTTTCCCTATAAGATAGTTTATTTATATAATTTTTGCCTTTTATACCTTGGGCTGACAAGTGGTCACCGGCACCCAATAAAATTATAGGGTAGTTTTTAGATAGGTATTTTATTAAATTATTCATCTTTTTTAACCTCTTCTGTTTGTCTGTGACTCCATATATTATTCCTATGTTTAGGGAAGTCTGTTCTTTATCGACAAAATCTTTTTCGATTTTGGAAAAAAATATTTCAGGTATAAAATTTTCTAGTGAGGTCTCCCTTATTTTGAGCATTGTACTTACTAGAATAATCCAGGCCAATGTGTTCGGTTTAGTCTCAAATGTACTTATCCACAAAGAAAGATCCTCATCTAAAATCATCTTTTTTGAACTTATTGAAAAAAGCATTAATAGGGTTTCACTAAAAGTATTTCTGCCAAGTCCTACTAACAGAAATTTTGATCTTAATATCTTGAACAAGTCGTACGGTTTCCAGAAGTAGACTCCCCTTATATAGGGATTATTAATAAGCAATTGGGAATGACCTCTCCTGGCCAGCACTGAAACCTGATA is from Candidatus Paceibacterota bacterium and encodes:
- a CDS encoding NUDIX hydrolase, which gives rise to MKISKDVQAVVYRKSDVGIFFLLLKRFDRDKGEFHYRLIKGGLERGENSKDAVIREIKEESGLRSLSLNNVLGHYSYKAGDVKHDVEVFLVENTVFEKIKTDSENEGGFTIESAEWLSPEHTLEYLNFDQEKKSIRKTLETI